A stretch of the Actinomyces qiguomingii genome encodes the following:
- a CDS encoding DUF5979 domain-containing protein, giving the protein MPLPHAFPGSRTGWRRLMAVIAVGVLALVSLLAVPPLMVLPEAEAAGATLTIGLGDTSAQISNVKTYDTDDTIVYNGRRVTQEEYARLIACLRYGPQDNNYNTGVVSGSSGQWAGFSYGFDEGKCASAFNPNSQSAMSFKPTSVTTADVGDVFLVGTLRHDNNPIDAVDTTTKSYYGNLQITMAGGEIQTSFPFREWDTPNRCNGMIGPDGNVIPGSNGPTQYAWNASATAVGPWGTRAADGSTYTYAWNFGTFRNMSSYLGTLSWGASGPNMRTCDDDTLEIASDRSDTSWTDPNTGISYKLRLWGFVHNGYEATCAVTPDVATADLESSFVTKEGRTSYGCLYGSLEQVRPVTFTKVVETDESLQARTTIPTFSFSNVSAEGSYGAEKWGTPASLTPTGWGAAGAASDPTTYELLAPNDAAIVQENALTPALTDTTSGWTLGAVTCTYKSGGEEHPLMRRDGQRMDTSDSVDLANRTIRLDQAELATSFEEAAITCTWHNQYVAHSRLTLVNTVGEGDARATDWTLTATPVSGLSGQKTLNGVTGTPAVTAVTTGSGAYELSTSEVDGYAVDSWSCVHTGTSTAVTMNSGTQVVLPADADVTCTATQKPANKTISFAKELTGATDGTDLDSYQLSYTCTKEGKPDVTGTVTVNSDGNVVEGQAVPVGATCTVTEQAPGTADLITPDSGSFGWGSPADYAVTVGQTAVSTTRSGDGVSFTVPGGQGALVVTVTNQIFTYAGVTKTFDSVTKADALGASATFDQTYTVTVTNPSRILPLWYSLEDAVTVPANTTVNSITISGGPLASPQELPAGQTTYTANNVLLPAGERHVYTVVVNVSAPDAGLAGPDGACTVQDATSGRAVYNAVGVTTLGLERTADACGTVPANPSFSVSKQAGEVVRNSAAGDFTAGYTVTVTNTSHAASAVISDVTDIPDLPAGARISGVEVLENGAAAAGVSIPAIVDGALSGPVVLAAAGTGPELAAAPEGSETGGTRSFTVRITFTVDPTASGYDAADYQCGATRADGHPSGLVNTVSMDGDTSGEDDNTACLSTQSVLKFSKTVATQPGSGASFEVAYDISVVNEGALPGSTGRVTDLPSFAPGLNITSATVSRDGGAQSALSADGTGAYVLTEGETIASGQTMTWRLTFSVAVDPADADYDEGLLACSTDAASGLLEAGHGLYNAAIPPSGVDQGTEPDRNVACASVSPEAGKRTLSVVKTGSQGNLDGASFSIYPVDPTAGGATAIVDGVVPSGQTGVFTTALLPINREYWLVETEAPAGHQLLANPVHIRVTETGITVLNDAQLGVATAVVSQSTGTGPQDTLTIQDLQAGRLPNAGGNGLLPNILGALALVIAAVIAWRINSGGQRV; this is encoded by the coding sequence ATGCCTCTGCCCCACGCGTTCCCCGGATCGCGGACCGGCTGGCGTCGCCTTATGGCGGTGATCGCTGTCGGTGTCCTGGCGCTCGTATCACTGCTCGCCGTACCACCATTGATGGTGCTTCCGGAGGCAGAGGCCGCCGGTGCTACGCTCACCATCGGCCTGGGAGACACGTCTGCACAGATCTCCAATGTCAAGACCTATGACACCGATGACACGATTGTCTACAACGGTCGCCGGGTGACGCAGGAGGAGTACGCCCGCCTGATTGCCTGTCTGCGCTACGGGCCGCAGGACAATAACTACAACACCGGTGTGGTCTCAGGATCTTCCGGTCAGTGGGCCGGATTCTCCTACGGATTTGATGAAGGAAAATGTGCGAGTGCCTTCAACCCCAACTCGCAGTCAGCGATGAGCTTCAAGCCGACCTCGGTGACCACGGCTGATGTCGGCGATGTGTTCCTTGTGGGCACGCTGCGTCACGACAACAACCCGATCGATGCGGTGGACACTACTACCAAGTCCTACTACGGAAACCTCCAGATCACCATGGCGGGCGGGGAGATCCAGACCAGTTTCCCCTTCCGCGAGTGGGACACCCCGAACCGCTGTAACGGCATGATCGGCCCGGATGGCAACGTCATCCCGGGATCCAACGGGCCCACCCAGTACGCCTGGAACGCCTCGGCAACGGCGGTTGGTCCCTGGGGAACCCGGGCGGCGGACGGCAGCACCTACACCTACGCCTGGAACTTCGGCACCTTCCGCAATATGTCGTCATATCTGGGAACCCTGAGTTGGGGTGCCTCCGGTCCCAATATGCGTACATGCGATGATGACACGCTGGAGATCGCCTCGGACCGCTCCGACACCTCCTGGACGGACCCGAATACGGGCATCTCTTACAAGCTGCGGCTGTGGGGCTTCGTCCACAATGGTTACGAGGCAACCTGCGCCGTAACCCCGGACGTTGCCACCGCCGATCTGGAGAGCTCATTCGTCACCAAGGAGGGGCGGACCAGTTACGGCTGCCTCTACGGCTCCCTGGAGCAGGTCCGGCCGGTAACTTTCACCAAGGTCGTTGAGACAGACGAGTCCTTACAAGCCAGAACTACTATCCCAACCTTCAGCTTCTCCAACGTTTCCGCCGAGGGCAGCTACGGGGCCGAGAAGTGGGGCACTCCGGCCTCACTTACCCCCACCGGCTGGGGCGCGGCGGGCGCTGCCTCGGACCCCACCACCTACGAGTTGCTGGCACCCAATGACGCCGCGATCGTCCAGGAGAACGCGCTCACTCCGGCGCTTACGGATACGACCTCGGGCTGGACCCTGGGTGCAGTGACCTGCACCTATAAGAGTGGGGGTGAAGAACACCCACTGATGCGTCGGGACGGTCAGAGGATGGACACCTCCGACTCCGTCGACCTGGCCAACCGCACTATCCGCCTGGATCAGGCCGAGCTCGCCACCTCCTTCGAGGAGGCCGCAATTACCTGCACCTGGCACAACCAGTATGTGGCCCACTCGCGGCTGACTCTGGTCAACACGGTCGGCGAGGGCGACGCCCGGGCCACCGACTGGACTCTGACCGCGACCCCGGTCTCTGGTCTGTCTGGCCAGAAGACCCTCAACGGCGTGACCGGTACTCCGGCGGTTACCGCCGTAACCACCGGTTCGGGCGCCTATGAGCTGTCCACATCAGAGGTTGACGGATACGCCGTTGACTCCTGGTCCTGCGTGCACACCGGCACCTCCACCGCGGTGACGATGAACAGCGGCACGCAGGTGGTGCTACCTGCGGACGCCGATGTCACCTGTACCGCCACGCAGAAGCCCGCCAATAAGACGATCTCCTTCGCCAAGGAGCTGACCGGTGCCACCGACGGAACGGATCTTGACTCCTACCAGTTGAGCTACACCTGCACTAAGGAGGGCAAGCCCGACGTAACCGGCACGGTCACTGTCAACAGCGACGGGAATGTGGTTGAAGGCCAGGCCGTCCCCGTGGGTGCCACGTGCACCGTCACCGAGCAGGCTCCCGGCACCGCCGACCTGATAACACCCGATTCCGGCTCCTTCGGTTGGGGCAGCCCCGCCGACTATGCGGTTACCGTGGGTCAGACCGCGGTGAGCACCACGCGCAGCGGCGACGGCGTCTCCTTCACCGTTCCCGGCGGTCAGGGCGCACTGGTGGTCACCGTGACCAACCAGATCTTCACTTACGCCGGTGTCACCAAGACCTTCGACTCGGTGACCAAGGCCGATGCTCTGGGCGCCAGCGCTACCTTCGACCAGACCTACACCGTCACGGTGACCAACCCCTCGCGCATTCTCCCGCTGTGGTACTCGCTGGAGGATGCGGTCACCGTGCCTGCGAACACCACCGTCAACTCCATTACGATCAGCGGTGGTCCGCTTGCGAGCCCACAGGAACTGCCCGCGGGTCAGACCACCTATACAGCCAATAACGTACTGCTGCCGGCCGGTGAGCGGCACGTATACACGGTGGTCGTCAATGTCAGTGCTCCCGATGCCGGGCTTGCCGGTCCGGACGGCGCCTGCACGGTTCAGGACGCCACTTCCGGGCGTGCGGTGTACAACGCCGTGGGCGTCACCACCCTGGGCCTGGAGAGAACTGCCGATGCCTGCGGCACGGTGCCAGCTAACCCGAGCTTCTCTGTGAGTAAGCAGGCCGGTGAGGTGGTGCGTAACAGCGCTGCCGGCGACTTCACGGCCGGCTACACCGTGACGGTTACGAACACCTCCCATGCCGCCTCGGCCGTAATCAGCGACGTCACCGACATTCCGGATCTTCCGGCCGGCGCGCGTATCAGCGGGGTTGAGGTGCTGGAGAACGGCGCTGCGGCCGCGGGCGTGAGCATTCCGGCAATTGTCGACGGCGCTCTGAGCGGTCCGGTGGTTCTGGCGGCCGCCGGAACCGGCCCGGAACTGGCCGCCGCCCCCGAGGGTTCCGAGACGGGCGGAACGCGCAGCTTCACCGTCCGCATCACCTTCACGGTGGATCCCACGGCCTCCGGATATGACGCCGCCGACTACCAGTGCGGGGCCACCCGGGCCGACGGGCACCCGTCGGGACTGGTCAACACCGTGTCCATGGACGGTGACACCTCTGGTGAGGATGACAACACGGCCTGCTTGTCGACTCAGTCAGTGCTGAAGTTCTCCAAGACCGTGGCTACTCAACCAGGTTCCGGCGCCTCTTTCGAGGTCGCCTATGACATCAGTGTTGTCAACGAAGGCGCCCTGCCCGGATCCACCGGTCGGGTCACCGACCTGCCGTCATTCGCTCCCGGACTGAATATCACCTCCGCCACTGTCTCCCGCGACGGCGGAGCTCAGAGTGCGCTCAGCGCCGACGGGACGGGTGCATACGTCCTTACCGAGGGGGAGACGATCGCTTCTGGGCAGACCATGACTTGGCGGTTGACCTTCTCCGTGGCGGTCGACCCCGCCGACGCCGATTACGACGAGGGACTGCTGGCCTGCTCCACCGACGCCGCCTCCGGCCTGCTGGAGGCCGGACACGGTCTGTACAACGCGGCGATTCCGCCCAGTGGTGTGGATCAGGGGACTGAACCCGACCGCAACGTCGCCTGTGCCAGCGTCTCGCCTGAGGCCGGGAAACGCACGCTGTCGGTGGTTAAGACCGGCAGTCAGGGCAACCTGGATGGCGCCTCGTTCAGCATCTACCCGGTCGACCCCACGGCTGGTGGTGCAACCGCGATCGTCGACGGCGTGGTGCCTTCCGGTCAGACCGGGGTGTTCACCACCGCACTGCTGCCGATCAACCGCGAGTACTGGCTGGTGGAGACCGAGGCTCCCGCGGGTCACCAACTGCTGGCGAACCCGGTGCACATCCGCGTCACCGAGACCGGTATCACCGTGCTGAACGATGCCCAGCTTGGAGTGGCCACCGCGGTTGTCTCACAGTCGACCGGTACGGGTCCGCAGGACACTCTCACGATCCAGGATCTCCAGGCGGGCAGGCTGCCGAATGCGGGTGGGAACGGATTGCTGCCCAATATCTTGGGGGCGCTTGCGCTGGTCATTGCGGCGGTTATCGCCTGGCGCATTAATTCTGGTGGGCAGCGTGTATAA
- a CDS encoding IS110 family transposase: protein MNIEDVEVFVGIDVGKAEHWATALTDDGKKIFDKALPNDESRLRDLYERLGEHGRVLVAVDQPATIGALAVAVAQAMGITVGYLPGLSMRRIADLTPGNAKTDARDAAVIADAARTMPHTLRAIDASDKDAAALSMLTGFDLDLARQVNQTANRIRGLYTQIHPALETVLGKWLEHDPILEVIAAWPTPAHLRKAGRARIDAKLKSKGAKRHAAWAKAITDALNKQTVVVAGTDAAGVVLPHLARQLIALHAQRDDVAAQVEALVEAHPLYPVLTSMPGVGVRTAAVFLAETAGKTFPSGAHLASYAGLTPVTRRSGSSIRGEYVSHAGNKRLKRAMFLSAFASLRSDPASRAYYDRKRAQGKRHNQAILALAHRRILTLYAMIRDGSLYDPPAQQLPAAA from the coding sequence GTGAACATCGAGGATGTGGAGGTCTTCGTCGGTATCGACGTGGGCAAGGCCGAGCACTGGGCCACGGCCCTGACCGACGACGGGAAGAAGATCTTCGACAAGGCCCTACCCAACGACGAATCCAGGCTTAGGGACCTGTACGAGCGTCTGGGTGAGCATGGCCGGGTCCTGGTGGCTGTGGATCAGCCGGCAACGATCGGGGCCCTGGCGGTGGCGGTGGCTCAGGCGATGGGTATCACCGTGGGCTACCTACCCGGCCTGTCCATGCGCAGGATCGCCGACCTGACCCCGGGCAATGCCAAGACCGACGCTCGCGATGCGGCGGTGATCGCGGATGCTGCCCGCACCATGCCCCACACGCTGCGAGCGATCGACGCCTCGGACAAGGACGCGGCCGCGTTGAGCATGCTCACAGGGTTTGACCTGGACCTGGCCCGCCAGGTCAATCAGACCGCTAACCGTATCCGGGGCCTGTACACCCAAATCCACCCAGCCCTGGAGACTGTGCTGGGCAAGTGGCTCGAACACGACCCAATACTGGAGGTGATCGCCGCCTGGCCCACCCCAGCCCACCTGCGCAAGGCCGGCCGGGCGCGGATTGACGCCAAGCTCAAATCCAAGGGCGCCAAGCGCCATGCCGCCTGGGCAAAAGCCATCACCGACGCCCTGAACAAGCAGACCGTCGTGGTCGCTGGTACCGACGCGGCCGGGGTGGTGCTGCCACACCTGGCCCGCCAGCTCATCGCCCTACACGCCCAACGCGACGATGTCGCCGCCCAGGTTGAGGCCCTGGTGGAGGCCCACCCTCTTTACCCGGTCCTGACCTCCATGCCCGGGGTGGGGGTCAGGACCGCCGCCGTCTTCCTGGCAGAGACCGCGGGCAAGACCTTTCCCTCCGGCGCCCACCTGGCCTCCTACGCCGGCCTGACACCAGTCACCCGGCGGTCGGGGTCCTCCATACGCGGCGAGTACGTCTCCCACGCGGGCAACAAGCGCCTCAAGAGAGCCATGTTCCTGTCAGCCTTCGCCTCCCTCAGATCCGACCCCGCATCCCGGGCCTACTACGACCGCAAACGCGCCCAGGGCAAGCGACACAACCAAGCCATACTCGCACTCGCACACCGCCGCATACTCACCCTATACGCCATGATCCGAGACGGATCCCTCTACGACCCACCAGCCCAACAACTACCCGCCGCCGCTTGA
- a CDS encoding DUF7059 domain-containing protein: protein MATQAQAEALRADLKDSGWGVDAVARLLGPAADAALRREQRYPALRRVREMLRAARAGTGADGARDPIAVLTAVFMLGEPVYAAELDAVLPRTGAAGARAMGLVAPVGDDVGSGGGTVSGGGPASSGGALTAPGKRIRAVVDLRPHEAKDEAGDVRWWVASDLGELVSQGQLAPDHVLGIGGAGLTLASLTPRTQVNTALDLGCGCGIQTLYLLRHADHVVATDISARALAYTAFNTALAGADPERLELRRGSFLEPVVGRRFDLIATNPPFVITPPAVRKAGLPLMEYRDAGGPVLPTLLPALGSYLNPGGMAVMLGNWEHHGAVDWRERVSSWLGEDVDAWVIQREVQDPVEYAIMWLRDGGSTPERDRPGFEAALEAWIEDFESRDVQAIGFGYVVLHRPEPLADPGRAPWRVLEEIGTRSVVPLGQHVTQAVRTRSRLAGMDDEAVAQLRPVVAPDVTEERHLRPGDSEPSMILLRQGGGFARTVRADTTLAALVSVADGQLSVGQIAAAVAALTGAESAELTESMVAATRSLLADGLLRWE from the coding sequence GTGGCGACCCAGGCCCAGGCCGAAGCACTACGTGCTGATCTGAAGGACAGTGGCTGGGGAGTGGACGCCGTTGCCCGACTGCTTGGGCCGGCCGCCGACGCCGCCCTGCGTCGAGAACAGCGCTATCCTGCGCTGCGCAGGGTGCGGGAGATGCTAAGAGCGGCGCGCGCCGGCACCGGGGCAGACGGCGCAAGGGATCCCATCGCTGTGCTCACCGCTGTGTTCATGCTAGGGGAGCCGGTGTATGCGGCTGAATTGGATGCCGTCCTGCCGCGCACCGGTGCGGCCGGAGCCCGGGCCATGGGGCTGGTCGCTCCAGTGGGAGATGACGTCGGCAGTGGGGGAGGGACGGTTTCGGGCGGCGGTCCCGCGAGTTCTGGGGGAGCCTTAACCGCGCCGGGGAAACGGATACGGGCGGTTGTTGATCTGCGTCCCCATGAGGCCAAAGACGAAGCCGGGGATGTGCGCTGGTGGGTCGCCTCCGATCTGGGCGAGCTGGTCTCACAGGGCCAACTCGCCCCCGACCACGTCCTGGGTATCGGCGGCGCGGGTCTCACCCTGGCCTCCCTGACACCACGCACGCAGGTGAACACCGCCCTAGACCTGGGCTGTGGTTGCGGCATCCAAACCCTGTATCTGTTGCGCCACGCGGACCATGTCGTCGCCACCGACATCTCCGCGCGGGCACTGGCCTACACCGCCTTCAACACGGCCCTGGCCGGCGCCGATCCCGAACGTCTGGAACTGCGTCGTGGGTCCTTCCTGGAACCGGTGGTCGGTCGCCGTTTCGACCTGATCGCCACCAACCCACCCTTCGTCATCACCCCGCCCGCGGTGCGGAAGGCAGGCCTGCCGCTGATGGAGTACCGCGATGCCGGCGGCCCCGTTCTTCCTACACTCCTGCCCGCACTCGGGTCATACCTGAATCCCGGTGGTATGGCCGTCATGCTCGGCAACTGGGAGCATCACGGAGCTGTGGACTGGCGAGAGCGCGTGAGCAGCTGGTTGGGAGAAGACGTCGACGCCTGGGTGATTCAGCGAGAGGTGCAGGATCCGGTGGAGTACGCCATCATGTGGTTGCGCGATGGCGGCTCAACTCCCGAGCGTGACCGCCCCGGTTTCGAGGCCGCACTGGAGGCCTGGATTGAGGATTTTGAGAGCCGAGACGTACAGGCCATCGGCTTCGGCTACGTGGTGCTGCACCGTCCGGAACCCCTAGCCGACCCGGGGCGGGCACCCTGGCGGGTGCTTGAGGAGATCGGTACTCGGTCGGTCGTACCCCTGGGGCAGCACGTGACCCAGGCGGTGCGCACACGCAGTCGCCTGGCTGGTATGGATGATGAGGCGGTGGCGCAATTGCGCCCCGTTGTCGCCCCGGATGTCACAGAGGAGCGCCACCTGCGTCCCGGTGACAGTGAGCCCAGCATGATCCTGCTGCGCCAGGGCGGCGGTTTTGCCCGCACGGTGCGGGCGGACACAACGTTGGCGGCATTAGTGAGCGTGGCTGATGGACAGCTGAGCGTCGGGCAGATCGCCGCCGCGGTGGCGGCGCTCACTGGTGCCGAGAGCGCGGAGCTAACTGAAAGCATGGTCGCCGCCACGCGCAGTCTTCTTGCCGACGGCCTGCTGCGGTGGGAGTAG
- a CDS encoding TadA family conjugal transfer-associated ATPase: MRGALARGASLDAALGSGASPTTGAGGLARLTRHVQADVSGAGPVLQPLLELDGVTDVLVGAGRTWIDRGRGLEPVADATLPEPEVRALAVRMAAACGRRLDDASPIVDVTLPDGTRLNAVLPPLSADGTLICLRTKRRHAFTIAELVDVGTIAPGLDAVLGELVAGRANCLVTGATGTGKTTLLAALLGLVPADERIVCIEEASELRPDHPHVIHLQERGDNVQGVGAVPMTTLVRTALRMRPDRIVLGECRGPEVRDVLTALNTGHEGGWATLHANSPGDVPARLTALGALAGMGQGAVVAQAVSALDAVVHLRRQTRLGATALRRVTAVAVLERDGEQMRCRDALVLADDGKIHPGPGVDRLAQRIGDAPVASALGADTNAERPDPPREGADEALGVTTAGARSHVRADRRRSRP; this comes from the coding sequence GTGCGCGGCGCCCTAGCCCGCGGCGCCAGCCTCGACGCCGCCCTCGGCTCCGGGGCCTCGCCAACCACCGGCGCCGGTGGCCTGGCCCGGTTGACTCGACACGTGCAGGCCGATGTTTCCGGTGCCGGTCCCGTGCTCCAACCGCTCCTGGAGCTCGACGGCGTCACCGACGTGCTGGTCGGTGCCGGCCGCACCTGGATCGACCGCGGCAGGGGGCTGGAACCGGTGGCCGACGCCACCCTGCCCGAGCCCGAAGTGCGGGCGCTGGCCGTGCGCATGGCCGCTGCCTGCGGGCGCCGACTGGATGACGCCAGCCCAATCGTGGACGTCACGCTCCCCGACGGCACCCGTCTGAACGCCGTCCTGCCTCCGCTGAGCGCCGACGGCACGCTCATCTGCCTGCGCACCAAGCGGCGCCACGCCTTCACCATCGCCGAACTGGTGGATGTGGGCACCATCGCCCCCGGCCTGGACGCCGTGCTGGGCGAACTCGTGGCCGGTCGCGCCAACTGCTTGGTCACCGGCGCCACCGGCACCGGCAAGACCACCCTGCTGGCGGCCCTGCTGGGGCTGGTGCCCGCCGATGAGCGGATCGTCTGCATAGAGGAGGCCAGCGAACTGCGCCCCGACCATCCCCACGTCATCCATCTACAGGAGCGCGGGGACAATGTTCAGGGCGTCGGCGCGGTCCCCATGACCACGCTGGTGCGCACCGCCCTGCGCATGCGCCCGGACCGGATCGTGCTCGGAGAATGCCGTGGCCCGGAAGTCCGTGACGTTCTGACCGCGCTGAACACCGGTCACGAGGGCGGCTGGGCCACCCTGCACGCCAACTCGCCCGGGGACGTGCCCGCCCGCCTGACCGCCCTGGGTGCCCTGGCCGGCATGGGACAGGGCGCCGTCGTCGCGCAGGCGGTCAGTGCCCTCGACGCCGTGGTCCACCTGCGGCGTCAGACCCGCCTGGGTGCCACGGCGCTGCGACGGGTTACCGCGGTCGCCGTACTGGAGCGGGACGGGGAGCAAATGCGCTGCCGGGACGCACTGGTCCTGGCCGACGACGGCAAGATCCACCCGGGCCCCGGTGTAGACCGCCTGGCCCAGCGGATTGGGGACGCTCCGGTGGCTAGCGCCCTGGGTGCCGACACGAACGCGGAGCGGCCGGACCCACCCCGGGAAGGTGCTGACGAGGCGCTCGGGGTCACAACCGCCGGGGCCCGCTCACACGTGCGGGCGGACCGGCGTCGGAGCCGACCATGA
- a CDS encoding cellulose synthase operon protein YhjQ/BcsQ — translation MDNATLLAPNVRVVVDTPTEAGAAALPGSVPPVLPAGFPAETVRTCTGSRPILLGPTDEPVGKARGILADSDVGAVVLLVPEASRQMPAEPGIICGSLERCCTPEGTDHLLAMLLAAQHPPRARLIVVTGARGGLGASTFLLHLARACHARGNRVAIVDADPAGGLGLLMGDGVLPGLRWADLPADEPAFRPDKLITALPAWLGMPVLTGDGRGGVRDPLQLRPALAALRAKHDLVLLDLPRGIDPPAGAIILLLSGLDLRSAVAAEALAARLKAPDAGHGTPGAPEAAGPPRVCTVVRKVGEDVTPDELALMTRTEIIAVLPHERAVAQRIARGDDPTRGRGALRTQARAVAELLLADGDTFEE, via the coding sequence ATGGACAACGCCACCCTGCTCGCCCCCAATGTGCGGGTAGTCGTCGACACACCCACGGAAGCGGGCGCGGCCGCCCTCCCCGGCTCCGTCCCGCCCGTGCTGCCAGCGGGCTTCCCCGCGGAAACCGTACGCACCTGCACCGGCTCCCGCCCGATCCTGCTCGGCCCCACCGACGAACCGGTCGGCAAAGCCCGCGGCATACTCGCCGATTCTGATGTCGGCGCCGTAGTGCTGCTAGTTCCAGAAGCGAGCCGACAGATGCCGGCGGAGCCCGGAATCATTTGCGGCAGCCTCGAGCGTTGCTGCACCCCCGAAGGCACCGACCACCTCCTCGCCATGCTGCTGGCCGCGCAGCACCCGCCGCGGGCCCGTCTCATCGTGGTCACCGGGGCCCGCGGCGGGCTCGGCGCCAGCACCTTCCTCCTTCACCTCGCCCGCGCCTGCCACGCGCGGGGGAACCGCGTCGCCATAGTTGACGCCGACCCTGCCGGCGGCCTGGGACTGCTCATGGGCGACGGCGTGCTGCCCGGTCTGCGTTGGGCGGACCTACCCGCAGACGAGCCCGCCTTCCGGCCGGACAAGCTCATCACCGCCCTGCCCGCCTGGCTGGGCATGCCCGTGCTGACCGGGGATGGACGGGGCGGCGTCCGCGATCCGCTCCAGCTGCGACCCGCCCTGGCCGCCCTGCGTGCCAAGCACGATCTGGTGCTGCTGGACCTGCCCCGTGGCATTGACCCGCCCGCGGGCGCCATCATCCTGCTCCTGTCCGGGCTCGACCTGCGCTCGGCCGTCGCCGCCGAGGCGCTCGCCGCCAGGCTCAAGGCCCCGGATGCCGGGCATGGGACGCCCGGCGCACCGGAGGCAGCCGGGCCGCCCCGGGTGTGCACGGTGGTGCGCAAGGTCGGTGAGGACGTCACCCCCGATGAACTCGCCCTAATGACGCGCACCGAGATCATCGCCGTCCTGCCGCATGAGCGCGCCGTCGCCCAGCGCATCGCCCGCGGGGACGACCCGACCCGTGGCCGCGGCGCCCTGCGCACTCAGGCTCGCGCCGTCGCCGAGCTGCTGCTGGCCGACGGCGACACATTCGAGGAGTAG
- a CDS encoding Fic family protein produces the protein MGVSIGPPPEERPARQHDTAEDERARNTVSPAAGARSSGVRRPARPTPAVWALEALAADPRVRRAEEALREASAELRWHQALRRRWREARAESAIRGAIASAAIEGAVLPATVLRDAVAGRALSEAATGDPALDAAAGLWRAGVRLGEWMPDLRGSTRPAQPSPRALLATLHRDVAGPLATTGRIPLDAVAIPRGPGRPPLEGGPGTAPDAQALSARINALLDLIDVPGAPALVRAAVVHGEMLTARPFIAGNAAVGRLLVRHLITRDGLEPTGVAVTDQYAARTPGAYADAAAAYASGRPADVVDWIVWQAEAVLVGIQEAQSICRSVQAGAVIHRRRWEPPSQTPSTSGQR, from the coding sequence ATGGGAGTGTCGATCGGCCCGCCGCCGGAGGAGCGGCCAGCGCGGCAACACGACACTGCTGAGGACGAAAGGGCGCGAAACACGGTGTCCCCAGCCGCCGGCGCCCGCTCTAGCGGTGTTCGGCGTCCAGCCCGCCCCACCCCTGCCGTCTGGGCGCTGGAGGCGCTCGCCGCCGACCCGCGGGTCCGGCGCGCCGAGGAGGCCCTGCGCGAGGCCTCCGCCGAGCTGCGCTGGCACCAGGCCCTGCGGCGTCGCTGGCGGGAGGCCCGCGCAGAGTCCGCCATCCGGGGAGCCATCGCCTCCGCCGCCATCGAGGGTGCGGTCCTGCCCGCGACGGTGCTGCGCGACGCCGTTGCGGGCCGCGCCCTGAGCGAAGCCGCCACCGGCGACCCCGCCCTCGACGCCGCTGCCGGCCTGTGGCGCGCCGGTGTGCGTCTGGGCGAGTGGATGCCCGATCTGCGCGGCAGCACCCGCCCGGCCCAGCCGAGCCCCCGCGCCCTGCTGGCCACGCTCCATCGCGACGTCGCCGGGCCGCTGGCCACTACCGGACGCATCCCCCTGGACGCCGTGGCCATCCCCCGCGGACCGGGCCGGCCCCCGCTGGAGGGCGGCCCCGGCACGGCCCCCGACGCCCAAGCACTCAGTGCACGCATCAACGCCCTGCTCGATCTCATCGACGTCCCAGGCGCACCCGCGCTGGTGCGCGCCGCCGTCGTCCACGGTGAAATGCTCACCGCCCGTCCCTTCATAGCCGGCAACGCCGCCGTCGGCCGCCTGCTGGTGCGCCACCTGATCACCCGCGACGGCCTGGAGCCCACCGGCGTGGCGGTAACCGACCAGTACGCCGCACGCACGCCCGGCGCCTACGCAGACGCTGCCGCCGCTTATGCCTCCGGGCGCCCCGCCGACGTTGTCGACTGGATCGTGTGGCAGGCCGAAGCGGTGCTCGTCGGCATCCAGGAGGCCCAGTCCATCTGTCGCTCCGTCCAGGCCGGCGCCGTTATCCACAGGCGCCGTTGGGAACCACCCTCCCAGACGCCATCCACAAGCGGCCAGCGCTAG